The Coregonus clupeaformis isolate EN_2021a chromosome 27, ASM2061545v1, whole genome shotgun sequence genomic sequence AAGACCTCAGCAACGAACATCAGAGTGAACGAATCTGCTGAGCGAGACGCAGTCAGTGATAAAGCATTTTGATGGGCATGGATATCGTGGATATCGTGGAAATGGTGGAGGTCATGGGCATTGCCCTGGGAGTCATAGGATTAATACTTACCATCGTGATCTGTGCACTCCCCACCTGGATAGAGACAACCTTCATAGCAGCTAACTTTACCACCACAGGGGTGTACTTGCGCGGCCTGTGGATGAGTTGTGTGACCCAAAGCACGGGACAGACACAGTGTAATGTGCACAACTTAAGGGGGAACAGGCCCCCCAGTATGGAGTATGCCGGAGCCATGATCATCACTGCCATCATCCTGGGAGTTCTGGGGGTCACGGTCTCCATGGTTGGAGCCAAGTGCACCAACTGCATCAAAGAACAAACGTCTCAGGCCAAGTTGATTATTATCTCTGGAATACTTTTCTTGCTGGCCGGAATTCTCATCCTCATCCCTGTTTCCATGGTAGCCAGATTAATCAACAGTGACTACTTCAAGTGGATCGGAGGGAAGAATGAGCTGGGGGCCTCGCTGTACTTCGGCTTGGGGGCGGCCGCCCTGCTCCTGATTGGAGGTTTCATACTGTGCATCACTGTGGGAGTCTTTGGATGGATGATGGGAATCTGTGGATGGGTAGTCTCCCTAGTGCCCTGTTATATGACTATATTGGGCCCATTTTGGGACATACAGATGGATATGCTGAAGATCACCTCCATCTCCACCATCCTGGGAGCTCTAGGAGTGATGGGGTCCATCTTTGGGACCAAGTGCTGTAACTGCATCAAGAGTAACAGGACCAGGGTCAAGGCCAGGTTCATCGTTGGAATATTCTTCATCCTGGCTGGTACCCTGCAACTCACCACTGTCTTCTTGGTCTATTTCTTGACACAGAATATTTCAAAATACCGGTGGGAGGTTTTGTTCTTTTTTGCTGAATTCTGTAGATGGTCCGCCTCTATGCTCCTGATAGGAGGGACCATACTCTGCTGCAGCACCTTGAAGAGGAAGAACCCAGACTCGACAACGACTAAATCAGCCTCCCACTAATGTCTCTGTCCAGAAGCTGTACCTTCTTGTTATAAAAACCATAGGGGATCCAAGAATtgtgattctatatgtaattaTATGATGAAAAATGGTCTCTATCCTATCTGTTCAATGTTAGAATATCGTAAGGGACCAGATAGGTGTGAAAGCAACATAGTTATTGTTCCACCTTCTCTTTAACAGGTCAAAGGGGAGTTATTGACATATTGTGTTCAAATATTCAGTTAATTTAGACTGTGAGAAGTTGTTCCTGAGGAGACTACAATGAAGGGAAGTATTCTCACTGTTACCTCTCTGATTTCCGATGCCCATATAGATACTTCTCTTTATGTTTCTTTAAAATGGGATGAATTTAAGTGGAGAAAGAATTGAATCAGAAGTTGATTGTTTAACTCTGTTAAAGATGTTCAAATAAAAAACGTATCTGACTGCAAAGCGTTTCCTGGTTGTTGCCGTGCATTTCCTGTTTATGTTCACCACGTTAACCACAAGCTACAGTCAGTGTCTGGGACCTTCTGACTGAAACATATATCATAGTGTAGAATTATATCAAGCCATGTCCATGAAACTGTTATCATTAATCTATTTAGTCTATTGTATAGTTCATTCCAGTCCATCAATCCAACCTTACGATTATGTATTTCACACTCAAGGGTTTTTCAGCATGTAGTTTCAATCTAACTCTGAATATCACCAGTATCTCCCTCAAGCGGGTCTCAACCACATACTGCCCCACATCTGAATGAATAGGTTGTTTTCATGACAACATATTTAAGTGACATCCCAGCATCAAGTTGATGTAGTGGCCTTGTGACTAACCCAGATCTCCAGTTACAGTAGAATCAGAAGGTGAGAACATGTAGAAGATAATGTTATGTTGTTCTAGAACTTTATTGGTAAATCCTGGGGGTTTTGGGGGTCAAGGTCTACGTGGTCGGAACCAAGTGCACCAACTGCATCAAATAATAACCTTCTCAGGCCAAGTTGATATTCATCTCTGGAAAACTTTTCATCCTGGCCGGAATTTTCATCCTCATCCCTGTTTCCATGGTAGCCATTTCAATCATCAGTGATTCCTCCACTAGGATTGGAGGAAAGACTGAGCTGGGGGCCTTGCTGTACTTCGGCTGGGGGCGGCCACCCTGCTCCTGGGCATGAGCACAGGCAAGTGTTTTGGGTTACTTGGCTCAATTCAATAGGTGGTCCGCCGCCATGCTCCTGATAGGAGGGACCATACTCTGCTGCTGCATCTTCAAGAGGAACCAGACAGACTCAACAACGACTCAATCAACCTCTCGCTAACAGCTCTGTCTGCAAAAGGCCATAGAGGAGTTTATGTCATATTGTGGTTGGGACCATAGTCTGGtgcagctgctgctgctactgctttaAGAGAGACATTCCCAACTTCACAACTCACTTAAATTCCATCACTGGTATCTTATATGATCTTACGTTACCATAGCCCAGTGTTTCTCAATAGAAGTGCACAGAATTAGTCTTCAAAAAGTTTTAGGGGAGCTTGTGCAATATTGCCATATTGCTTACTTTTGCCAGGGCAACAACAAAACAGTTGGGGTAGAAACAGGCTCACCAGTTCCTCACACACGGTAACGACCACACACTTCACCACATCTGTACAGGTTGTGTTTCCATGGCAGCAGATGACGTCAAGCGCCCTTGGGCTTCTGACTGGCCGGGCTCTCTAGTATCACAGAAGAACTCTGCAACAAACATCTGTGAGAAAAGAACTTTGAACAATCTGCTGTTTTAGAACTTTGCTTGCAAAGAATGAAGCTGTAGGCCTGTAGCATCCAGGATCTTCTCTGGAAATATAACATCTCCACTGTTCTGGAGTCTCTTTGTTGAGTCACATCCTTGTTCTTCCAGGAAGTGCATGTTGATGGGCATGGAGATCGTGGGCATCACTATGGGAGTAATGGGATGGATTGTCTCCATAGTGGCCTGTGCTTTGTTTACATCGGGATTGATGGACTTTCCACAGTACAGAGAGGTCAGACTAACTCAGATCATCACCTACTTCTCCATTATTCTAGGGTTGCTAGGGATGATACTCTCCATCTCAGCTACAGTGCACCAACTGTACCCAAAGGAATATGAATATGTCTAAAGTTGAAGTGATTATCTTTGGCAGAATATTCTTCATCCTGGCTGGTCTCATCCACCTGATCTTGATCTTCTTGGTTGCCCTTGACTTGACACTAAACTCGGACCATGAGAACTTCCTGCGGAGTAATAACCTGATGTTCTCAGCTGAATTTAATAGGTGGGCCGCTTCACTGCTTCTGATAAGAGGGACCATAGTCTGCTGCTGCTTCATGAGTAAAGCCTGAGTTGACAACTGTCTCTGATTCCCTAAATTGTGTCTTACACAACCTTAATTTATCTGAGCCATTCTACTACTCTAAGCAATAGGTTGTAagcaatacatacagtatagttaTCAGCAATATGATTATTGATAATGGCTACACTTTAAATGTTAGTCTTCAATGCAGACTTTGatcagttgaatcaggtgtgttactgcctggctggaacaaaagcctgcacccacACTGGCACTTTCAGGGACTGATATTGTTCTTTGAATCAGTAACACTTACTAAAAATGGCCACATAAAAAATATTGCCATGTGTTGAATCAGTGATACACAGAATAGACTCACAGCTACCACTGAGGGAAGAGTGTTTTATCCCTGAGGGAAGAGTATTTCATCCCTGAGGGAATGGTCCTTTATCCCAGAGGGAAGAGTGTTTTATCCCTGAGGGAAGGGTCCTTTATCCCTGAGGGAAGAGTGTTTTATCCCTGAGGGAAGGGTCCTTTATCCCTGAGGGAAGAGTGTTTTATCCCTGAGGGAAGGATCCTTTCACTATCCCTGAGGGAAGGGTCCTTTATTTATCCCTGAGGTAAGTATTCTTTATCCCCAAGGAAAGTGTCCTTTATCCCTGAAGGAAGGGTGCTTTATCCCTGAGGGAAGGGTCCTTAATCCCTGAGGGAAGAGTGTTTTAACATTGGGGGA encodes the following:
- the LOC121541336 gene encoding claudin-4-like, with amino-acid sequence MGMDIVDIVEMVEVMGIALGVIGLILTIVICALPTWIETTFIAANFTTTGVYLRGLWMSCVTQSTGQTQCNVHNLRGNRPPSMEYAGAMIITAIILGVLGVTVSMVGAKCTNCIKEQTSQAKLIIISGILFLLAGILILIPVSMVARLINSDYFKWIGGKNELGASLYFGLGAAALLLIGGFILCITMDMLKITSISTILGALGVMGSIFGTKCCNCIKSNRTRVKARFIVGIFFILAGGTILCCSTLKRKNPDSTTTKSASH